Proteins found in one Phocoena sinus isolate mPhoSin1 chromosome 19, mPhoSin1.pri, whole genome shotgun sequence genomic segment:
- the LOC116744793 gene encoding SNRPN upstream reading frame protein-like yields the protein MERARDHLHLRWTVEQHVPEVEVQVKHRRIASLSNQECHLYLRRSQQQQQQVPVVDFHAELR from the coding sequence ATGGAGCGGGCCAGGGACCATTTACACCTGAGGTGGACTGTTGAACAGCACGTACCAGAGGTAGAAGTCCAAGTCAAACACAGAAGGATAGCCTCACTGAGCAACCAGGAGTGTCACCTGTACCTGAGGCGatctcagcagcagcagcagcaagtcCCTGTGGTGGATTTCCATGCAGAACTGAGATAG